The following coding sequences are from one Coffea arabica cultivar ET-39 chromosome 11e, Coffea Arabica ET-39 HiFi, whole genome shotgun sequence window:
- the LOC113719497 gene encoding acidic endochitinase-like — protein sequence MAASLQPLFSAMTFLLLIASLIGSSEAAGIVQYWGRGHKEPSSLAEFCRREFATDVNIAFLENFGSGQMPELNIIHPWPSSSDIESCQNNQTKVFISLAGQPNLTSVEDAEEVAAYVWNTYLGGESSDRPFGTAVLDGVELHIHSGNTTYLDDLARALKGYPNVILAVAAECPIPDPALDATIRTGVVDQVRVEFFDNPSCQFVPPNDTSLLFRSWDNWSDYPGVNLLFLGIPISKDIAPEGGYIPPNVLVYHVLPYLQNSPVYGGIMVFPYLHHEVNFQSLLRSYARAA from the coding sequence atggctgCCTCTTTGCAACCACTGTTCTCAGCAATGACATTCCTGTTGTTGATTGCTTCTCTGATTGGGTCCTCCGAAGCTGCCGGAATTGTCCAATACTGGGGCCGAGGCCATAAAGAACCATCAAGTTTGGCTGAGTTCTGCAGGCGAGAATTCGCTACCGACGTGAATATTGcctttctggaaaattttggcaGCGGCCAGATGCCTGAATTGAACATAATTCATCCTTGGCCGAGCTCATCAGACATAGAATCTTGCCAGAATAATCAGACCAAAGTGTTTATTTCTCTCGCAGGACAACCGAACCTTACTTCCGTCGAAGATGCGGAAGAAGTGGCAGCCTATGTCTGGAACACTTACTTAGGCGGTGAATCAAGCGACCGTCCATTCGGCACAGCTGTTTTAGATGGCGTAGAGCTTCACATCCACAGCGGAAACACGACTTACTTGGATGATCTTGCTCGGGCACTTAAGGGATACCCAAATGTGATCTTAGCCGTAGCGGCGGAATGTCCTATTCCTGACCCTGCTCTTGACGCAACTATCAGAACTGGAGTCGTTGATCAGGTGCGGGTGGAATTTTTCGACAACCCATCTTGTCAGTTTGTCCCTCCAAACGATACCAGTCTCCTCTTCCGGAGCTGGGACAATTGGTCTGATTATCCAGGCGTTAATCTATTGTTCCTGGGAATACCTATCTCAAAAGATATCGCACCTGAGGGCGGTTACATCCCACCTAATGTGCTAGTTTATCATGTTCTTCCCTATCTGCAGAACTCTCCTGTTTATGGAGGCATCATGGTTTTCCCCTACCTTCATCACGAGGTAAATTTCCAATCCCTGCTACGGTCCTATGCTCGTGCTGCCTGA